One window from the genome of Candidatus Nealsonbacteria bacterium encodes:
- a CDS encoding response regulator, whose amino-acid sequence MKKILIVEDEKSLLEALNLKFSGEGFEVIQAKDGIEGLESALAKRPDLILLDIIMPRMDGITMLKRLREYDWGKDVPVILLTNLGDSEKIAEVMEYGVYDYLVKAEWKMEELVERVKGRLNI is encoded by the coding sequence ATGAAAAAAATTCTTATAGTCGAAGACGAAAAATCATTGCTTGAAGCACTGAACCTTAAGTTTAGTGGTGAGGGGTTTGAAGTAATACAAGCAAAAGATGGCATAGAGGGTCTAGAGTCAGCCCTAGCCAAAAGACCCGATCTTATTCTTTTAGATATTATTATGCCAAGGATGGATGGCATAACGATGCTAAAGAGACTTCGAGAGTATGATTGGGGAAAAGATGTACCGGTAATTCTTCTTACTAATCTTGGTGATTCAGAAAAGATTGCAGAGGTTATGGAATATGGAGTCTATGACTACTTAGTAAAAGCTGAGTGGAAAATGGAAGAATTAGTGGAAAGAGTAAAAGGCAGGCTCAATATTTAA
- a CDS encoding trypsin-like peptidase domain-containing protein → MNKRITSFFILLSIFLLSLTLGVLLSDNVKKIFDTEAELLLIEDNDEKYQPFLSHEETVISVVENVSPAVVSIVVKTDIASNLSEFDRFFGLRSPRQRQEISGGTGFIISDDGTILTNRHVVENENAKYLVFTNDGSKFEAKVLARDPINDLAIIKIESDKPFATVKLGDSDKIRIGQSVVAIGNSLGEFRNTVSVGVVSGLGRSISATDGRTVQVLEDVIQTDAAINRGNSGGPLLNLRGEVIGINTAMALDAQNIGFSIPINKAKRMMKSIETYGEIVYPFLGVRYIILNESIQQENNLSVNYGAWVKRGNQGERGVELNSAAEDAGLQEGDIILEFNSQRIDKFNSLAKIIMKYYPGDEIVLTVLRNGNKLTLNAVLGERRF, encoded by the coding sequence ATGAATAAAAGAATAACATCTTTTTTTATATTATTATCTATTTTCTTATTATCCCTTACTTTAGGGGTTCTTTTAAGTGATAATGTTAAAAAAATATTTGATACAGAGGCTGAATTATTGCTCATAGAGGATAATGATGAAAAATACCAACCTTTCCTATCTCATGAAGAAACAGTAATAAGTGTAGTTGAAAACGTTTCCCCTGCTGTAGTTAGCATTGTGGTAAAAACAGATATAGCTAGTAACTTGTCAGAATTTGATAGATTTTTTGGTTTGAGATCGCCGCGACAAAGACAAGAAATTAGTGGAGGAACCGGATTTATCATCTCTGATGATGGAACTATTCTTACGAATCGGCACGTTGTAGAAAATGAAAATGCGAAATACTTAGTATTTACAAATGACGGTAGCAAATTTGAAGCAAAGGTATTAGCTCGGGATCCAATTAATGATCTTGCGATAATCAAAATTGAAAGCGATAAGCCATTTGCTACAGTAAAATTAGGAGATTCAGATAAGATAAGAATTGGGCAATCCGTTGTTGCCATTGGTAATTCTTTGGGGGAATTTAGAAATACGGTTTCAGTTGGAGTTGTTTCTGGTCTTGGAAGATCAATATCAGCAACTGACGGCCGTACGGTTCAGGTATTAGAAGATGTTATCCAAACTGATGCGGCTATTAATCGAGGTAATTCCGGAGGGCCCCTTCTTAATTTAAGGGGAGAGGTTATTGGGATAAACACAGCAATGGCATTAGATGCTCAGAATATAGGTTTTAGTATTCCGATAAATAAGGCCAAAAGAATGATGAAAAGTATTGAGACTTACGGGGAAATAGTTTATCCTTTTTTAGGCGTTAGATATATTATTTTAAATGAATCAATTCAGCAAGAAAATAATCTGTCTGTTAATTACGGAGCTTGGGTTAAAAGAGGAAATCAGGGAGAGAGAGGTGTTGAATTAAATTCAGCGGCTGAAGATGCCGGCCTCCAAGAAGGCGATATTATACTAGAATTTAATTCACAAAGGATTGATAAATTTAATTCTTTAGCTAAAATAATAATGAAGTACTATCCGGGAGATGAAATTGTCCTTACAGTTTTAAGGAATGGCAATAAATTGACTTTAAATGCGGTTTTGGGCGAGAGGCGGTTTTAG